The proteins below come from a single Mycobacterium parmense genomic window:
- the glgP gene encoding alpha-glucan family phosphorylase: protein MKALRRFTVRAHLPERLAALDQLSTNLRWSWDKPTQDLFATIDPTLWQRCGSDPVALLGAVNPARLDELALDEAFLARLDELAADLHDYLTRPLWYQQRTDEGVQMPTGVAYFSMEFGVAESLPNYSGGLGILAGDHLKAASDLGVPLVAVGLYYRSGYFRQSLTADGWQNETYPSLDPQGLPLRLLTDAAGRPVLVELALPDSAQLRARVWVAQVGRVPLLLLDSDVPENEHELRGVTDRLYGGDQEHRMRQEILAGIGGVRAIRAFTAIQGLPAPEVFHMNEGHAGFLGVERIRELMTDSRLDFDTALTVVRSSTVFTTHTPVPAGIDRFPVDMVQRYLGGTAGADGESTLLRGVPTARILALGSEDDPTKFNMAHMGLRLAQRANGVSLLHGEVSRSMFNELWTGFDPSEVPIGSITNGVHARTWAAPQWLELGRELAGSDSFGDPGVWLRLQQVDPGHLWWIRSQLRSLLVEDVRKRLRRSWLERGASDAELGWIATAFDPNVLTIGFARRVPTYKRLTLMLRDPERLEGLLLNEERPIQLIVAGKSHPADDGGKALIQQVVRFADRPQVRHRIAFLPDYDMSMARLLYWGCDVWLNNPLRPLEACGTSGMKSALNGGLNLSIRDGWWDEWYDGENGWAIPSADGVADETRRDDLEASALYTLLEEAVTPKFYERDEHGVPPRWIEMVRHTLQTLGPKVLASRMVRDYVDGYYTPAAESLRKTVAPDDADGVGGGGEFGTARELAAYRRRVQEAWPKIVITDVDSTGLPDSPVLGSKLTLTATVQLAGLAADEVRVQAVLGRVDSGDVLQQPVTVEMSYTGTAEAGSQVFSTTTPLPLAGAVGYTVRVLPHHPMLATDSELGLVTLAR from the coding sequence GTGAAAGCCCTCCGACGTTTTACGGTTCGTGCTCATCTCCCAGAACGTCTCGCAGCGCTGGATCAGCTGTCGACCAACCTGCGATGGTCGTGGGACAAACCGACACAAGACCTCTTCGCCACCATCGATCCCACGCTGTGGCAGCGGTGTGGCAGCGACCCGGTGGCGCTGCTGGGCGCGGTGAACCCCGCGCGGCTCGACGAGCTCGCGCTGGACGAGGCGTTCCTGGCCCGCCTCGACGAACTCGCCGCCGACCTCCACGACTACCTGACGCGTCCGCTGTGGTATCAGCAGCGCACGGACGAAGGCGTCCAGATGCCGACGGGCGTCGCGTACTTCTCGATGGAGTTCGGCGTCGCCGAGTCGCTGCCCAACTATTCCGGCGGATTGGGCATCCTGGCCGGCGACCACCTGAAGGCCGCCTCCGATCTCGGCGTCCCGCTGGTCGCGGTCGGGCTCTACTACCGGTCGGGTTACTTCCGGCAGTCGCTGACCGCCGACGGTTGGCAGAACGAGACCTACCCGTCGCTGGACCCGCAGGGGTTGCCGTTGCGGCTGCTCACCGACGCCGCCGGCCGTCCCGTGCTGGTCGAACTGGCGCTGCCCGACTCCGCGCAGCTACGCGCGCGGGTCTGGGTGGCCCAGGTCGGCCGGGTCCCGCTGCTGCTCCTGGACTCCGACGTTCCCGAGAACGAGCACGAACTGCGCGGCGTCACCGACCGGCTCTACGGTGGCGACCAGGAACACCGGATGCGGCAGGAGATCCTGGCCGGGATCGGCGGGGTGCGCGCGATCCGCGCGTTCACCGCAATCCAGGGGCTGCCCGCACCCGAGGTTTTCCACATGAACGAGGGGCACGCCGGGTTCCTCGGGGTGGAACGCATCCGCGAGCTGATGACCGATTCGCGCCTGGACTTCGACACCGCCCTGACGGTCGTGCGGTCCAGCACCGTCTTCACCACGCACACCCCGGTGCCGGCCGGCATCGACCGCTTCCCGGTCGACATGGTGCAGCGCTACCTGGGCGGTACGGCAGGCGCGGACGGCGAGTCCACGCTGCTGCGGGGCGTCCCGACCGCGCGGATACTGGCGCTCGGCAGCGAGGACGATCCGACGAAGTTCAACATGGCCCACATGGGTCTGCGGCTCGCGCAACGGGCCAACGGTGTGTCGCTGTTGCACGGCGAGGTGAGCCGGTCCATGTTCAACGAGCTGTGGACCGGGTTCGACCCGAGCGAGGTGCCGATCGGGTCGATCACCAACGGGGTGCACGCGCGCACGTGGGCGGCGCCGCAGTGGCTGGAGCTGGGGCGCGAGCTGGCCGGGTCGGACTCGTTCGGCGACCCGGGCGTCTGGCTGCGGCTGCAGCAGGTCGATCCGGGTCACCTGTGGTGGATCCGCTCGCAGCTGCGGTCGCTGCTGGTCGAGGATGTCCGGAAGCGGTTGCGTCGTTCGTGGCTGGAGCGGGGCGCGTCGGACGCCGAATTGGGTTGGATCGCAACCGCGTTCGATCCCAACGTGCTGACCATAGGATTCGCCCGGCGGGTGCCCACGTACAAGCGGCTCACGCTGATGCTGCGCGACCCCGAGCGGCTGGAAGGGCTGCTGCTCAACGAGGAGCGGCCTATCCAGCTGATCGTGGCCGGCAAGTCGCACCCGGCCGACGACGGCGGAAAGGCGCTCATCCAGCAGGTGGTTCGCTTCGCCGACCGCCCGCAGGTGCGCCACCGCATCGCCTTCCTGCCCGATTACGACATGTCGATGGCCCGGCTGCTGTACTGGGGCTGCGACGTCTGGCTGAACAACCCGCTGCGGCCCCTGGAAGCCTGCGGCACATCCGGGATGAAGAGCGCACTCAACGGCGGGCTCAACCTGTCCATCCGCGACGGCTGGTGGGATGAGTGGTACGACGGCGAAAACGGTTGGGCCATACCGTCTGCCGACGGCGTTGCCGACGAGACCCGTCGCGACGACCTCGAGGCCAGTGCGCTGTACACGCTGCTCGAGGAAGCGGTGACGCCGAAGTTCTACGAACGCGACGAACACGGGGTGCCGCCGCGGTGGATCGAGATGGTGCGCCACACGCTGCAGACGCTGGGGCCGAAGGTGCTGGCGTCGCGCATGGTGCGCGACTATGTCGACGGGTATTACACGCCCGCGGCGGAATCGCTGCGCAAGACCGTGGCGCCGGACGACGCCGACGGTGTGGGGGGCGGCGGCGAGTTCGGCACGGCGCGCGAGCTGGCCGCTTATCGCCGCCGCGTCCAGGAGGCGTGGCCGAAGATCGTCATCACCGACGTCGACAGCACCGGGCTGCCGGACTCGCCGGTGCTGGGCTCGAAGCTGACGCTGACCGCGACCGTCCAGCTGGCCGGGCTGGCGGCCGACGAGGTTCGGGTGCAGGCGGTGCTGGGCCGGGTCGACTCCGGCGACGTGCTGCAGCAGCCGGTGACCGTCGAGATGTCCTACACCGGCACCGCCGAGGCGGGCAGCCAGGTGTTCTCCACCACCACACCACTGCCGCTCGCGGGAGCGGTCGGGTACACGGTGCGCGTGCTGCCCCACCATCCGATGCTGGCGACCGACAGCGAGCTCGGTTTGGTCACCCTCGCGCGGTAG
- a CDS encoding ATP-dependent DNA helicase translates to MTTSDESPPVPELLAVAVAALGGSERSGQLQMAAAVERAFETGEHLVVQAGTGTGKSLAYLVPAIVHALNTESPVVVSTATIALQRQLVDRDLPRLIDALADALPRRPRFALLKGRRNYLCLNKIHNGGDDEGVDGRPQEELFDPLAATALGRDVQRLTAWAATTDSGDRDDLKPGVPERSWSQVSVSARECLGVARCPFGTECFAERARGLAGRADVVVTNHALLAIDAVAESAVLPEHELLVVDEAHELVDRVTSVATAELSAAGLGVAARRLGRLVNPELTERLEAATANFAAAIHDATPGRIDRLDDEMATCLTLLRDAASAARSAIGTTSDASPPASAAAARAEAVAALGEIADTASRVLTSFGPPIPDRTDVVWLDHEDNRGALRPVLRVAPLSVAGLLRDKVFSRSTTVLTSATLAIGGSFDAMAAAWGLTPADSGAGPCWSGVDVGSPFQHAKAGILYIAAHLPPPGRDGTGSAEQLTEIAELITAAGGRTLGLFSSMRAARAAADAMRERLPTPVLCQGDDSTSALVERFSAEAETSLFGTLSLWQGVDVPGPSLSLVLIDRIPFPRPDDPLLGARQRAVAARGGNGFMAVAASHAALLLAQGSGRLLRSVTDRGVVAVLDSRMVTAGYGSYLRASLPPYWQTTSAEQVRGALQRLRTSAEGPPA, encoded by the coding sequence GTGACCACGTCCGACGAGTCCCCGCCCGTGCCCGAGCTGCTGGCCGTCGCCGTCGCCGCCCTCGGCGGCAGCGAGCGCAGCGGTCAGCTGCAGATGGCCGCGGCCGTCGAGCGGGCTTTCGAGACCGGCGAGCACCTCGTGGTGCAGGCCGGCACCGGCACCGGCAAGTCGCTCGCCTACCTGGTGCCCGCGATCGTGCATGCCCTGAACACCGAGTCACCCGTCGTCGTGTCCACCGCCACGATCGCGCTGCAGCGCCAACTCGTCGACCGCGACCTGCCCCGGCTGATCGACGCGCTCGCCGACGCACTCCCCCGCCGCCCCCGGTTCGCGCTACTGAAGGGGCGACGAAACTATCTGTGCCTGAACAAGATTCACAACGGCGGCGACGACGAAGGCGTGGACGGCCGGCCGCAGGAGGAGTTGTTCGACCCCCTGGCGGCCACTGCTCTCGGCCGCGACGTGCAGCGGCTGACCGCATGGGCGGCGACGACGGACTCCGGCGACCGCGACGATCTGAAGCCCGGCGTCCCGGAGCGTTCCTGGTCACAGGTCAGCGTGTCCGCGCGGGAATGCCTCGGTGTCGCCCGCTGCCCGTTCGGCACCGAGTGCTTCGCCGAACGGGCCAGGGGTCTGGCCGGCCGTGCCGATGTCGTCGTCACCAATCACGCACTGCTGGCCATCGACGCCGTCGCCGAGTCGGCGGTGCTGCCCGAACACGAGCTGCTGGTGGTCGACGAGGCCCACGAGCTGGTCGATCGGGTCACTTCGGTGGCCACCGCCGAGCTCAGCGCGGCCGGCCTCGGTGTCGCCGCGCGGCGGCTCGGCCGATTGGTGAACCCGGAGCTGACTGAGCGGCTCGAGGCGGCGACGGCCAACTTCGCCGCCGCGATTCACGACGCGACGCCGGGACGGATCGACCGCCTCGACGACGAGATGGCGACCTGCCTGACGCTGCTGCGCGACGCGGCGAGCGCGGCGCGGTCGGCGATCGGGACTACGAGCGACGCCTCCCCACCTGCGAGTGCGGCGGCGGCCCGCGCCGAAGCGGTCGCGGCGCTGGGCGAGATCGCCGACACGGCATCGCGGGTGCTGACCTCGTTCGGGCCGCCGATCCCCGACCGCACCGACGTCGTCTGGCTCGACCACGAGGACAACCGCGGCGCGCTGCGCCCGGTGCTGCGGGTGGCGCCGCTTTCGGTCGCCGGCCTGCTGCGCGACAAGGTGTTCTCCCGCTCGACCACCGTGTTGACGTCCGCGACCCTGGCCATCGGCGGGTCCTTCGACGCGATGGCCGCGGCGTGGGGCTTGACCCCGGCGGATTCCGGCGCCGGCCCGTGCTGGAGTGGCGTCGACGTCGGATCGCCGTTCCAGCACGCCAAGGCCGGCATCCTCTACATCGCCGCACATCTGCCGCCGCCGGGCCGCGACGGCACCGGTTCGGCAGAGCAGCTGACCGAGATCGCCGAGCTGATCACCGCCGCCGGGGGACGCACGCTCGGGCTGTTCTCGTCGATGCGGGCCGCCCGGGCCGCCGCCGATGCCATGCGTGAACGGCTGCCGACACCGGTGTTGTGCCAGGGCGACGACAGCACCTCCGCGTTGGTCGAGCGATTCAGCGCCGAGGCGGAGACGTCGCTGTTCGGCACCCTGTCGCTGTGGCAGGGCGTCGACGTGCCGGGGCCGTCGTTGTCGCTGGTGCTGATCGACCGCATCCCGTTCCCCCGCCCGGACGATCCCCTGCTGGGCGCGCGCCAGCGCGCGGTGGCCGCGCGCGGCGGCAACGGCTTCATGGCGGTCGCGGCCAGCCACGCGGCGCTGCTGCTGGCGCAGGGGTCGGGTCGGCTGTTGCGCAGCGTCACCGACCGCGGGGTGGTGGCGGTGCTGGATTCCCGCATGGTCACCGCGGGTTACGGGAGCTACCTGCGCGCGTCGCTGCCGCCCTACTGGCAGACGACCAGCGCCGAGCAGGTCCGCGGCGCCCTGCAGCGGCTGCGCACGTCGGCCGAGGGCCCGCCGGCCTGA
- a CDS encoding nicotinate phosphoribosyltransferase, translating into MNDPVATGLLTDKYELTMLAAALRDGTAGRRATFELFARRLPDGRRYGVVAGTGRLLEALPQFTFDDEACASLANFLDPAAVDYLRDFRFRGDIDGYAEGELYFPGSPVLSVTGSFAECVVLETLALSIFNHDTAVASAAARMVSAARQRPLIEMGSRRTHERAAVAAARAAYLAGFAASSNLEAQRRYGVPAEGTSAHAFTMLHVRANEPPESSELAAFRAQVDALGADTTLLVDTYDVTTGVANAVAAAGDRLGAVRIDSGELGVLARQVREQLDRLGAGRTRIVVSGDLDEFSIAALGAEPVDSYGVGTSLVTGSGAPTANMVYKLVEVDGIAVQKRSSHKETHGGHKEALRLARPTGTITEEVVHPAGRPPACAGPFRTLTTPLVRGGEAVAKPDLAAARELVASGLRSLPWEGLNLSHGEPAVPTTHIPPGQN; encoded by the coding sequence ATGAACGACCCGGTGGCAACTGGGCTGCTGACTGACAAGTACGAGTTGACCATGCTGGCGGCGGCCCTGCGGGACGGCACCGCCGGACGCCGGGCCACCTTCGAACTGTTCGCGCGCCGGCTTCCCGACGGCCGCCGCTACGGCGTGGTCGCGGGCACCGGCCGGCTGCTGGAGGCCCTGCCACAATTCACCTTCGACGACGAGGCCTGTGCATCGCTGGCGAACTTCCTCGATCCGGCGGCCGTGGACTACCTGCGCGACTTCCGGTTCCGCGGCGACATCGACGGCTACGCCGAAGGCGAGCTGTACTTTCCCGGATCTCCCGTGCTGTCGGTGACGGGCAGCTTCGCCGAATGCGTGGTGCTCGAGACGCTGGCGTTGTCGATCTTCAACCACGACACCGCCGTCGCGTCCGCCGCGGCGCGCATGGTCAGCGCTGCCCGCCAGCGTCCGCTGATCGAGATGGGGTCGCGCCGCACCCACGAGCGCGCGGCGGTCGCGGCCGCCCGCGCCGCCTACCTGGCCGGGTTCGCCGCGTCGTCCAACCTGGAGGCACAGCGCCGCTACGGTGTCCCGGCGGAAGGCACCTCCGCGCACGCGTTCACCATGCTGCACGTGCGGGCCAACGAGCCCCCGGAAAGTTCGGAGCTGGCCGCGTTCCGCGCGCAGGTCGACGCGCTGGGCGCCGACACCACGCTGTTGGTGGACACCTACGACGTGACGACGGGCGTGGCCAACGCCGTGGCCGCGGCGGGCGACCGACTCGGCGCGGTCCGCATCGACTCCGGCGAGCTCGGCGTGCTGGCGCGCCAGGTCCGTGAGCAGCTCGATCGGCTGGGGGCCGGCCGGACCCGGATCGTGGTGTCCGGCGACCTTGACGAGTTCTCCATCGCGGCGCTGGGCGCCGAGCCCGTGGACAGCTACGGCGTGGGCACGTCGCTGGTGACGGGCTCGGGCGCCCCGACCGCCAACATGGTTTACAAATTGGTCGAGGTCGACGGTATTGCGGTGCAGAAACGCAGCAGCCACAAAGAAACTCACGGCGGGCACAAGGAGGCCCTGCGGCTGGCCCGCCCGACGGGCACCATCACCGAGGAAGTGGTGCACCCGGCCGGGCGCCCGCCCGCCTGCGCCGGGCCGTTCCGGACGCTGACGACCCCGTTGGTCCGCGGCGGCGAAGCCGTGGCCAAACCCGACTTGGCCGCGGCGCGGGAGCTGGTAGCTTCCGGATTGCGCAGCTTGCCGTGGGAAGGCTTGAACCTGTCACACGGCGAGCCCGCGGTGCCGACGACCCACATCCCGCCCGGGCAGAACTAA
- the clpS gene encoding ATP-dependent Clp protease adapter ClpS, protein MVVASAPTKPGTTGQRESAPADVTASPWVTIVWDDPVNLMTYVTYVFQKLFGYSETQATELMLQVHNEGKAVVSAGSRESMEVDVSKLHAAGLWATMQQDR, encoded by the coding sequence ATGGTTGTTGCGTCAGCGCCCACTAAGCCGGGCACTACCGGGCAACGAGAGTCCGCTCCGGCGGACGTCACAGCCAGTCCCTGGGTGACCATCGTCTGGGACGACCCCGTCAACCTGATGACCTACGTGACCTATGTTTTCCAGAAGCTGTTCGGCTACAGCGAGACGCAGGCCACCGAACTCATGCTTCAGGTGCACAACGAGGGAAAGGCAGTGGTGTCGGCGGGCAGCCGGGAATCCATGGAAGTTGACGTGTCCAAGCTGCACGCCGCCGGTTTGTGGGCGACGATGCAGCAGGACCGCTGA
- the aosR gene encoding oxidative stress transcriptional regulator AosR, translating to MRKWKRVETANGTRFRSALASHESALLKNLAGAMIGLLDERESSSPADELEQITGIKTGNAQPPTDPTLRRLLPDFYKPDDDQTPSAEVPENLNAALRSLHEPEIIEAKRVAAQRLLDTVPEGGGRFELTEDDAAEWVSAVNDVRLSLGVMLDIGPEGPERLPGDHPLAVHFDVYQWLTVLQEYLVLVLMGSK from the coding sequence GTGCGCAAATGGAAGCGCGTCGAAACCGCGAACGGTACCCGTTTCCGGTCCGCTCTGGCCTCCCATGAGTCGGCCCTGCTCAAAAACCTTGCCGGCGCGATGATCGGCCTGCTCGACGAACGTGAATCCTCTTCGCCGGCAGACGAACTCGAACAGATCACCGGCATCAAGACCGGAAATGCGCAGCCCCCGACGGATCCGACGCTGCGCCGGCTGCTGCCCGACTTCTACAAGCCGGACGACGACCAGACCCCTTCCGCCGAAGTGCCCGAAAACCTCAACGCCGCGCTGCGCAGCCTGCACGAGCCCGAGATCATCGAGGCCAAACGCGTTGCCGCACAGCGGCTCCTGGACACGGTCCCCGAAGGCGGTGGCCGGTTCGAGCTGACCGAGGACGACGCGGCCGAGTGGGTGAGCGCGGTCAACGACGTCCGGTTGAGCCTGGGCGTCATGCTCGACATCGGGCCGGAAGGCCCGGAACGCCTGCCGGGTGACCATCCACTGGCCGTGCACTTCGACGTCTACCAGTGGCTGACCGTGCTGCAGGAATACCTGGTCCTGGTGTTGATGGGGTCTAAGTGA
- a CDS encoding P1 family peptidase: protein MNSIADVGGIRVGHYQRLDPDASLGAGWACGVTVVLTPPGTVGAVDCRGGAPGTRETDLLDPANTVRYVDAVLLAGGSAYGLAAADGVMRWLEEHERGVALDGGTVPIVPGAVIFDLPVGGWDRRPTAEFGYHACENAGCGAPVTIGTVGAGVGARAGVLKGGVGTASTMLPSGVTVGALVVVNAAGEVVDPTTGLPWMADLIADFALTAPPAQEIDALAQLPSASGALSSPLNTTIAVVATDAALSPAGCRLVAVAAHDGLARTIRPAHTPLDGDTVFALATGAVEVAPSVGEKPPPAAFSPETGLIAQVGAAAADCLARAVLSGVFAARSVAGIPAYRDLLPGAFA from the coding sequence GTGAATTCCATCGCCGACGTCGGGGGAATCCGCGTCGGCCACTACCAGAGGCTGGACCCGGACGCCTCGCTGGGTGCCGGGTGGGCATGCGGGGTCACCGTCGTGTTGACCCCGCCGGGCACCGTAGGCGCTGTCGACTGCCGCGGCGGTGCGCCCGGCACCCGGGAGACCGACCTGCTGGACCCTGCCAACACGGTGCGGTACGTGGACGCGGTGTTGCTCGCCGGCGGCAGCGCCTACGGCCTGGCCGCCGCCGACGGGGTCATGCGCTGGCTGGAGGAACACGAACGCGGCGTGGCCCTCGACGGCGGCACGGTGCCCATCGTGCCCGGCGCGGTGATCTTCGACCTGCCGGTCGGCGGCTGGGACCGCCGCCCGACGGCCGAATTCGGCTACCACGCGTGTGAGAACGCGGGCTGCGGCGCACCGGTGACGATCGGGACGGTCGGCGCCGGGGTGGGGGCCCGCGCCGGTGTGCTCAAGGGCGGCGTCGGGACCGCGTCGACGATGTTGCCGTCCGGCGTGACCGTCGGTGCGCTCGTCGTCGTCAACGCCGCCGGAGAGGTCGTCGACCCCACCACCGGACTGCCGTGGATGGCCGACCTCATCGCGGACTTCGCGCTGACGGCGCCGCCGGCTCAGGAGATCGACGCCCTGGCGCAGCTGCCGTCCGCGTCCGGCGCGCTGAGCAGTCCCCTCAACACCACCATCGCGGTGGTCGCCACCGACGCCGCGCTGAGTCCCGCAGGTTGCCGGCTGGTCGCGGTGGCCGCGCACGACGGCCTGGCCCGAACCATCCGGCCGGCACACACCCCGCTGGATGGGGACACCGTGTTCGCGTTGGCCACCGGGGCGGTGGAGGTGGCGCCCTCCGTCGGCGAGAAGCCGCCGCCCGCCGCGTTCTCGCCGGAGACGGGGCTGATCGCGCAGGTGGGCGCCGCCGCGGCTGATTGCCTGGCGCGAGCGGTGCTGTCCGGTGTGTTCGCCGCCCGGTCGGTGGCGGGAATTCCGGCCTACCGCGACCTGCTGCCCGGGGCGTTCGCCTGA
- a CDS encoding rhomboid family intramembrane serine protease, with product MSRRKGHPATPATQTPGRPTWVVGGATILTFVALLYLVELIDQLSNHSLDANGIRPLEADGLWGIIFAPVLHASWQHLGANTGPMLVLGFLMTLAGLSRFVWATAIVWILGGFGTWLIGNLGSDCGPTDHIGASGLIFGWLAFLMVFGVFVRRFTDIVIGLVVLLIYGGVLLGAMPVLGRCGGVSWQGHLCGAIAGVVAAYVLSAPERKARARRGGAGSPRPRT from the coding sequence ATGAGCAGGCGGAAGGGGCACCCCGCCACCCCGGCGACCCAGACGCCGGGACGGCCGACGTGGGTCGTGGGCGGAGCCACGATTCTCACCTTCGTAGCGTTGCTCTACCTCGTCGAGCTCATCGACCAGCTGTCGAACCATTCGCTGGATGCCAACGGGATCAGGCCGCTGGAGGCCGACGGGCTCTGGGGAATCATCTTTGCACCCGTCCTGCACGCCAGCTGGCAGCACCTCGGGGCCAACACCGGCCCGATGCTGGTGCTCGGGTTCCTCATGACGCTGGCCGGTCTGTCCCGGTTCGTCTGGGCCACCGCGATCGTCTGGATCCTGGGCGGGTTCGGAACCTGGCTCATCGGCAACCTCGGCAGCGATTGCGGCCCCACCGACCACATCGGGGCATCCGGTCTGATCTTCGGCTGGCTGGCCTTCCTGATGGTCTTCGGCGTCTTCGTACGCAGGTTCACCGACATCGTTATCGGCCTGGTGGTGTTGCTCATCTACGGCGGCGTCCTGCTCGGCGCCATGCCGGTGCTCGGCAGGTGCGGGGGCGTGTCGTGGCAGGGGCATTTGTGCGGCGCCATCGCCGGCGTCGTGGCCGCGTATGTGTTGTCCGCGCCCGAGCGCAAGGCCCGCGCGAGAAGGGGCGGCGCCGGGTCGCCGCGCCCGAGGACATGA
- the murI gene encoding glutamate racemase — protein sequence MISPLAPVGIFDSGVGGLTVARAIIDQLPDEDIVYVGDTGNGPYGPLTIPEVRAHALAIGDDLVGRGVKALVIACNTASAACLRDARERYDVPVVEVILPAVRRAVATTRNGRIGVIGTRATINSHAYQDAFAAARDTEITAVACPRFVDFVERGVTSGRQVLGLAEGYLEPLQRAQVDTLVLGCTHYPLLSGLIQLAMGDNVTLVSSAEETAKEVLRVLTERDLLRPHHAPPVTRVFEATGDPDAFTALAARFLGPAVTGVQPVRHVRVD from the coding sequence ATGATCTCCCCGCTAGCGCCCGTCGGAATTTTCGACTCCGGCGTCGGGGGACTGACCGTCGCGCGGGCGATCATCGATCAACTACCCGACGAGGACATCGTCTATGTCGGTGACACGGGCAACGGCCCCTACGGTCCGCTCACCATCCCGGAGGTACGTGCGCACGCGCTGGCCATCGGGGACGACCTCGTCGGCCGCGGCGTCAAGGCTTTGGTGATCGCGTGCAATACCGCATCGGCGGCGTGCCTGCGGGATGCCCGCGAGCGCTACGACGTGCCCGTCGTCGAGGTGATCCTGCCGGCCGTGCGCCGGGCCGTCGCCACCACCCGCAACGGCCGCATCGGGGTGATCGGCACGCGGGCGACCATCAACTCGCACGCGTACCAGGACGCCTTCGCCGCCGCCCGCGACACCGAGATCACCGCGGTGGCCTGCCCCCGGTTCGTCGACTTCGTCGAACGCGGCGTGACCAGCGGACGTCAGGTGCTCGGCCTGGCCGAGGGCTACCTGGAGCCGCTGCAGCGCGCACAGGTGGACACCCTGGTGCTCGGGTGCACGCACTATCCGTTGCTGTCCGGGCTCATCCAGTTGGCGATGGGTGACAACGTGACGCTGGTGTCCAGCGCCGAGGAGACCGCGAAGGAGGTGCTTCGGGTCCTCACCGAGCGCGACCTGCTGCGGCCGCATCACGCGCCGCCGGTCACCCGGGTCTTCGAGGCCACCGGCGACCCCGACGCGTTCACCGCGCTGGCCGCGCGATTCCTGGGTCCTGCGGTCACGGGAGTGCAGCCGGTCCGCCACGTCCGCGTCGACTAG
- a CDS encoding cyclic nucleotide-degrading phosphodiesterase yields the protein MFVRITVLGCSGSVVGPDSPASGYLLRAPDTPPLVLDFGGGVLGALQRYADPSSVHVLLSHLHADHCLDMPGLFVWRRYHPSRPDGKALLYGPSDTWSRLGAASSPYGGEIDDCSDIFDVRHWVDNEPVTFGALTVLPRVVAHPTESYGMRITDPSGASFVYSGDTGACDQLVELARDADVFLCEASWTHSPDRPPALHLSGTEAGRTAALAGVRELLLTHIPPWTSREDVISEAKAEFDGPVHAVVCGETFDIRRSERV from the coding sequence GTGTTCGTGCGAATAACCGTGCTGGGCTGCTCAGGCAGCGTCGTGGGCCCGGATTCGCCGGCGTCCGGTTATCTGCTGCGGGCGCCCGACACCCCACCGCTGGTGCTCGACTTCGGCGGCGGTGTGCTCGGCGCGCTGCAGCGCTATGCCGACCCCAGCTCGGTGCACGTGCTCCTGTCTCACCTGCACGCCGACCACTGCCTGGACATGCCGGGCCTGTTCGTGTGGCGGCGCTATCATCCGTCGCGCCCGGACGGCAAGGCGCTGTTGTACGGGCCCAGCGACACCTGGTCGCGGCTGGGCGCGGCGTCGTCTCCTTACGGCGGTGAGATCGACGACTGCTCTGACATCTTCGACGTCCGCCACTGGGTCGACAACGAGCCGGTGACGTTCGGGGCGCTCACCGTCCTCCCGCGCGTGGTGGCCCATCCGACCGAGTCCTACGGCATGAGGATCACCGATCCCTCCGGGGCGTCGTTCGTCTACAGCGGCGACACCGGCGCCTGCGACCAGCTCGTCGAGCTGGCCCGCGACGCCGACGTATTCCTCTGCGAGGCATCCTGGACGCATTCCCCCGATCGCCCGCCCGCGCTGCATCTGTCGGGTACCGAGGCGGGGCGCACCGCGGCGCTGGCCGGAGTCCGTGAGTTGCTGCTCACGCACATCCCGCCGTGGACCTCGCGGGAGGACGTCATCAGCGAGGCCAAGGCGGAGTTCGACGGGCCGGTGCACGCGGTGGTGTGCGGTGAGACATTCGACATCCGCCGCTCGGAGCGGGTCTGA